One genomic window of Anoplolepis gracilipes chromosome 5, ASM4749672v1, whole genome shotgun sequence includes the following:
- the LOC140666007 gene encoding uncharacterized protein, with protein sequence MAETLLTRLKKNLKEMPFYCKIIELIFCAITTALMAGSYRHIWSSIHHVALFHVAISGYILINAIVITGHLLDERLPKKMALIFAVMGAILCCAAGIVLFRDWDIYMSNLAHIYLEDGNQIFAAGCFAIAAAIVFAIDTYFTNKYG encoded by the exons ATGGCCGAGACCCTCTTGacgagattgaaaaaaaatcttaaagaaATGCCGTtctattgcaaaattatcgaATTG aTTTTCTGTGCCATAACAACAGCATTAATGGCAGGATCATATCGACACATATGGAGTAGTATACATCATGTAGCGTTATTTCATGTGGCAATAAGCggttatattcttataaacgCAATTGTTATCACGGGCCATTTATTAGACGAACGATTACCAAAAAAAATG GCTCTCATTTTTGCGGTGATGGGGGCGATTCTGTGTTGCGCCGCCGGTATCGTCCTTTTTCGCGATTGGGACATTTACATGTCTAATTTAGCTCATATATATCTGGAGGATGGCAACCAAATATTTGCAGCCGGCTGTTTCGCGATCGCAGCTGCCATAGTATTCGCtatagatacatattttactaataagtACGGCTGA